The following is a genomic window from Burkholderia cepacia ATCC 25416.
CGGGCGATTTCGCGATGTACGCGCGCCTCGCGACAGACTGACGCGCCACCCGCGGCTTCACGCCCAACCGTTCACGGCCTGCGGAATCGCACGTGCACGCGCACGTGCACGCCATTGGACGGCCTGCGCCGAATTGGCGACAATCGCCGTTCCCTTCCCCGACGATCCACCATGAAAATCGCCGCGCTGTCCGACATCCACGGCAACCTCGCCGCGCTCGACGCGGTGCTCGACGACGTCCGCCGCCGCGGCGCCGACGTGATCGTCAACCTCGGCGACATCCTGTCGGGGGCGCTCCATCCGCCCGAAACGGCCGACCGCCTGATCGCGCTCGACCTGCCGACCATCAGGGGCAATCACGAACGGCAACTGCTCGACGGCGATCGCGAGTCGATGCGGCTGTCGGATCGCTGGGCGCACGACACGCTGCGCGCCGACCATCTCGAATGGATCGCCGCGCTGCCCGAGCGCGCGACGCTCGACGGCGACGTGTTAATGGTGCACGGCACGCCCGGCAGCGACCTCGCCTATTTCCTCGAAACCGTCACGCCCGACGGCTGCCGCTCGGCGACGCCCGCGGAAATCGCGCAACGCGCGGGCGACGAACCGGCATCGCTGATCCTGTGCGGCCACACGCACATCCCGCGTGCGGCCAGACTCGACGACGGCCGGCTGATCGTCAACCCGGGCAGCGTCGGGCTGCAGGCGTACGCGGACGACCTGCCGCACCCGCACCGCATCGAGACGGGTTCGCCGCATGCGCGCTACGCGATGGTGTCGCGCACGGCGGCCGGCTGGAACGTCGAATTTCATGCGGTCGAATACGACTGGCACACGGCGGCCGCCACCGCGGCATCGCGCGGGCGCGACGACTGGACCGTCGCGCTGCGCACCGGCCGGTGCTGACACGCGCCGCCCGCTGTTACTTCATTCACAGGAAAACCGCGCCACCATGCCCGTTCCGTCGCAACTGCTCTTCCTGCCCGGCGCATCGGGCAGCACCGCCTTCTGGCAACCGCTCGCCGGCAGCCTGACGCATCCGGCCGAACGCCGGATCGTCGGCTATCCGGGTTTCGGCGACACGCCGCGCGATCCGGCCGTCGACGATTTCGACAGCCTCGTGCGTCATGTCCTGGAAACGATCGACCGGCCGACCGCCGTGATCGCGCAATCGATGGGCGGCGTGATCGCGATGCGCGCGGCGCTCGACAAGCCCGGCCAGGTCACGCACCTCGTACTGACGGTCACGTCCGGCGGGCTCGACATGGCAGGGCTCGGCGCGCAGGACTGGCGGGCCGGGTTCGCGCAAGCCAACCCGCAGCTGCCCGACTGGTTCCTGACGTTCCGTGCCGACCTGTCGCGGGACATCAGCCGCATCGCGCAGCCGACGCTGCTGCTGTGGGGCGACGACGATCCGCTCAGCCCCGTCGCGGCCGGCCGGCGCCTGCTCGAGCGGCTGCCCGACGCGCAGCTGCACGTCGTGCCGGGCGGCCGGCACGATCTCGCGGCCGTGCACGCGGCGACGCTCGCGCCGCTCGTCGATGCGCATCTGCGGCGCGTGTGACGTCGCGCGCGTCGGCGTCGGCGTCGGCGTCGGCGTCGGCGTCGGCGTCGGCGTCGGCGTCAGTTTCCGCTACGGCTTCAGCACGAACCTGAAACCCCGCGGCTCACGCGCCGCCCCCCGTCACCCCGCATTGCGCAGCGTGAGCCGCGCCTCCAGCCCGCCGCCGTCCGCGCGGTTGTTCAGCGTGAGCGTGCCGCCCATCGCAAGCGCGAGTTGCCGCGCGATCGCGAGGCCGAGCCCCGTGCCGCCCGTCTCCCGGTTGCGCGACGTCTCCACGCGCCGGAACGGCTCGAACACCGCGTCGAGCTGATCGTCCGGAATGCCGGGCCCGCGGTCGAGCACGGCGATCACCGCGCCGCCGTCCGGCGCGGCGTGCACGTCGATCTCGGCCGCGCCCGCGAACTTCAGCGCGTTGTCGACGAGGTTGCCGACGATGCGGCGCAGCGCCTTCGGCCGCGTGACGAGCGCGAGCGGCGCGCGGCTGTGCAGCGCGACGTCCTGCCCCGCATCCGTGTAATCGCACACGATGCTGTCGAGCAGCGCATCGAGATCGATGCGGCGCGCGGCCTCCTCGGTGCCGTGCAGCGTCCGCGCATACGCCACGCCCTCCTTCACCAGATGCTCCATCTCGAGCAGGTCCTGGCGCAGCTTCGCGCCCTGCGTGTCGTCGTCCATCACGTCGACGCGCAAGCGCATTCGCGTGATCGGCGTCTGCAGGTCGTGCGAGATCGACGCGAGGATCTGCATGCGCTCGGCCATGTACTGCGCGATACGGTCCTGCATCGCGTTGAACGCCCGGGCGGCGCGCGCGACTTCCGACGGCCCGCCCTCGTTCAGCCGCTCGCCCTTCAGGTCGGGGCCGAGCGCATCGGCGGCCTGCGCGAGCTGCTTGAGCGGCCGCGTCGCGAGCCGCACCGCGAGCCAGCAGCACGCGGCCAGCACCGCGAGCTGCAGCAGGAGCACGACCGGCAGCCAGCCCGACAGCGGCACCGTCGACATCGGATGGATGTCGATCGTGAGCGGCGACCCGTCGGTCAGGCGCAGATGCACCTGCAGATGTTCGCGGTCGCCGGGGATCGCGTTCGCGGTCAGCGGATAGTCGCCGCCGATGCCGTCGGAAATCGACCGCTCGACGCGCGCCGACAGCCGCGCTTCCGGCGGCGTGCCGGTCTCGCCGGGCCCGAGGATGAACGCATAGCTGCGCCGCGCAAGGCGCGGCAGCCAGGCGGCCCGCTCGGCCGGCGGCAGGTGGTCGAGCAGCGCGACCGAGCTGGCGACCTCGCGCTCGATGTAGCCCATCATCAGGTTGGTGGTCGCCTGGTCGCGCTCGGTCACCGTGAGCCAGAACGACAGCGTCTGCGCGAGCGCGAGGCCCACGCACAGGATCAACGCGAGCCGCGCGAACAGCGAGCGCGGCCAGTGCCACGACGTCAACGTGCGCGCGCTCATGGCGTACCGTCGACGGCGGTCACGGCCGACGAGAACACGTAGCCCTCGTTGCGCAGCGTCTTGATGTAGCGCGGCTCGCGCGCGCCGTCGCGCAGGCGCTGGCGCAGCCGGCTCACGAGCAGGTCGATCGACCGGTCGAACGGGTCGGACTGCCGCCCCTGCGTGAGATTGAGCAACTGGTCGCGCGTCAGCACGCGCTGCGGGTTGTCGAGGAACACGCGCAGCAGCCGGTATTCGGCGCCGCTCAGCGCGACCAGCGTGCCGTCGGTATCGAGCAGGTGGCGTCCGGTCGTGTCGAGACGCCATTCGCCGAACGCGAGCATCGCGGCCGTTTCCGTCACCTGCATGCCGGGCGGCAGCATGCGTGCGCGCCGCAGCACCGAGCGGATCCGCGCGAGCAGTTCGCGCACCGCGAACGGCTTGGCGAGGTAGTCGTCGGCGCCCATCTCGAGGCCGATGATGCGGTCGGTTTCCTCGCCGCGCGCGGTCAGCATCAGCACGGGCACCGTGCGGAACTTGCCCGCGCGCAGGTCGCGGCACAGCGTGAGGCCGTCCTCGCCCGGCATCATCAGGTCGAGCACGATCATGTCGGGCGCGCCGTCGTCCAGCACGTTGCGCATCTCGCGGCCGTTCGCGGCCAGCGATACGCGCATGCCGTTCTTCTCCAGATAATCCGCGATCAGTTCGCGGATCGCGCGATCGTCGTCGACGATCAGCACGTGGTCGATCTTGTCCATGGGTCGTTTCGGTATCGAGGTATCGATGAGTCGAGGCAGGCGATGTCCGCTTTTATACCGCACGGCGGGCGCGCGTTTGTATCCCAATGTATCGCGCCGCCGTGACGACACACAACATTGCACACGCGCGGCTTGCCGGACACATCGCAGATACGTCGGCGCCGCCTAATGGGGCCTGTCGAAACCCGTCCGGCCGCCGCCTCCGAGCGGCGGCCTCCCGCTCAGGAGAACGCCATGCTGCCCCGACTCAAGACCGCCGCCCTCGTCATCGCCCTCGCCGCCACGGCCGGGCTCGCCGCGTTCGCCGGCACCCGCGACGATGCGAGCATGCCGGCCTCGCAGGCCGGGACGGCGGCACCGGATTTCACGGGCATCGACCGCTGGCACAACAGCGCGCCGCTGACGCTCGGCCAGTTGCGCGGCAAGGTCGTGCTCGTCGATTTCTGGACGTACTCGTGCATCAACTGCATTCATACGATTCCGTACGTGAAGGAATGGGACCGCAAGTATCGCGACCAGGGGCTCGTGGTGGTCGGCGTGCATACGCCCGAGTATCCGTTCGAGCGCGACGCGGGCAACGT
Proteins encoded in this region:
- a CDS encoding metallophosphoesterase family protein → MKIAALSDIHGNLAALDAVLDDVRRRGADVIVNLGDILSGALHPPETADRLIALDLPTIRGNHERQLLDGDRESMRLSDRWAHDTLRADHLEWIAALPERATLDGDVLMVHGTPGSDLAYFLETVTPDGCRSATPAEIAQRAGDEPASLILCGHTHIPRAARLDDGRLIVNPGSVGLQAYADDLPHPHRIETGSPHARYAMVSRTAAGWNVEFHAVEYDWHTAAATAASRGRDDWTVALRTGRC
- a CDS encoding alpha/beta fold hydrolase, whose amino-acid sequence is MPVPSQLLFLPGASGSTAFWQPLAGSLTHPAERRIVGYPGFGDTPRDPAVDDFDSLVRHVLETIDRPTAVIAQSMGGVIAMRAALDKPGQVTHLVLTVTSGGLDMAGLGAQDWRAGFAQANPQLPDWFLTFRADLSRDISRIAQPTLLLWGDDDPLSPVAAGRRLLERLPDAQLHVVPGGRHDLAAVHAATLAPLVDAHLRRV
- a CDS encoding ATP-binding protein, whose amino-acid sequence is MSARTLTSWHWPRSLFARLALILCVGLALAQTLSFWLTVTERDQATTNLMMGYIEREVASSVALLDHLPPAERAAWLPRLARRSYAFILGPGETGTPPEARLSARVERSISDGIGGDYPLTANAIPGDREHLQVHLRLTDGSPLTIDIHPMSTVPLSGWLPVVLLLQLAVLAACCWLAVRLATRPLKQLAQAADALGPDLKGERLNEGGPSEVARAARAFNAMQDRIAQYMAERMQILASISHDLQTPITRMRLRVDVMDDDTQGAKLRQDLLEMEHLVKEGVAYARTLHGTEEAARRIDLDALLDSIVCDYTDAGQDVALHSRAPLALVTRPKALRRIVGNLVDNALKFAGAAEIDVHAAPDGGAVIAVLDRGPGIPDDQLDAVFEPFRRVETSRNRETGGTGLGLAIARQLALAMGGTLTLNNRADGGGLEARLTLRNAG
- a CDS encoding response regulator, with translation MDKIDHVLIVDDDRAIRELIADYLEKNGMRVSLAANGREMRNVLDDGAPDMIVLDLMMPGEDGLTLCRDLRAGKFRTVPVLMLTARGEETDRIIGLEMGADDYLAKPFAVRELLARIRSVLRRARMLPPGMQVTETAAMLAFGEWRLDTTGRHLLDTDGTLVALSGAEYRLLRVFLDNPQRVLTRDQLLNLTQGRQSDPFDRSIDLLVSRLRQRLRDGAREPRYIKTLRNEGYVFSSAVTAVDGTP
- a CDS encoding thioredoxin family protein: MLPRLKTAALVIALAATAGLAAFAGTRDDASMPASQAGTAAPDFTGIDRWHNSAPLTLGQLRGKVVLVDFWTYSCINCIHTIPYVKEWDRKYRDQGLVVVGVHTPEYPFERDAGNVADAIRRFGIRYPVAQDNRYDTWRAYGNQYWPALYLIDASGKVVYTRYGEGAYDKTEAAIRDALAQAGEGTKGATRTQ